From one Nocardioides sp. Kera G14 genomic stretch:
- a CDS encoding IS481 family transposase, translated as MSHANAALTPRARLRLAQLIVDHGWTYAPAAKMFMVAPRTAKKWADRYRHEGVAGMADRSSRPHTSPTRTSPEVVRQIVRLRWRQRLGPVQIGGRLGMRSSTVHAVLVRCRINRLSHIDRVTGEPLRRYEHPHPGSLIHVDVTKFGNIPDGGGHRYVGRQQGLKNKEATAKRTGLRGDDYRPLAGTAFVHTVIDDHSRMAYAEICTDEKADTAIGVLQRAVAWFADHGVTVERVLSDNGSAYKSFAWRDACAELGIVHKRTRPYRPQTNGKIERFHRTLADGWAYARLYESTQQRNQALPDWLHFYNHHRAHSAIGGQPPVTRLTNLPGHHT; from the coding sequence GTGTCCCACGCTAACGCTGCTCTGACCCCACGCGCCCGTCTGCGGCTCGCCCAACTCATCGTCGACCACGGCTGGACGTACGCCCCAGCGGCCAAGATGTTCATGGTCGCCCCGCGCACCGCGAAGAAGTGGGCCGACCGCTACCGCCATGAAGGCGTCGCCGGCATGGCCGACCGCAGCTCGCGACCCCACACCAGCCCGACCCGGACGAGCCCTGAGGTGGTCCGTCAGATCGTGCGGCTTCGCTGGCGTCAACGGCTCGGACCCGTGCAGATAGGCGGCCGACTCGGGATGCGGTCCTCGACCGTCCACGCCGTGCTCGTCAGGTGTCGGATCAACCGGCTCTCCCACATCGACCGTGTCACCGGTGAGCCGTTGCGACGCTATGAGCACCCGCACCCCGGATCGCTCATCCACGTCGACGTCACCAAGTTCGGCAACATCCCCGACGGCGGCGGTCACCGCTACGTCGGCCGCCAGCAAGGCCTGAAGAACAAGGAAGCCACAGCCAAGCGCACCGGTCTACGAGGCGATGACTATCGACCCTTGGCCGGGACCGCGTTCGTGCACACCGTGATCGACGACCACTCCCGCATGGCCTACGCCGAGATCTGCACCGACGAAAAGGCCGACACGGCAATCGGAGTCCTGCAACGAGCGGTCGCGTGGTTCGCAGACCACGGCGTCACCGTCGAACGCGTGCTGTCCGACAACGGCTCGGCGTACAAGTCGTTCGCGTGGCGCGACGCCTGCGCCGAGCTCGGCATCGTCCACAAGCGGACCCGGCCCTACCGACCGCAGACCAACGGAAAGATCGAACGCTTCCACCGCACCTTGGCCGACGGCTGGGCCTACGCACGGCTCTACGAATCCACCCAGCAGCGCAACCAAGCCCTACCCGACTGGCTCCACTTCTACAATCACCACCGCGCCCACTCCGCCATCGGAGGCCAGCCACCGGTCACCCGACTGACCAACCTCCCTGGACATCACACCTAG